A DNA window from Boseongicola sp. contains the following coding sequences:
- a CDS encoding DUF2927 domain-containing protein, whose translation MRFLFVLFALAALSACGVPETLDAETALPPMKTFESAAQPSPAGSNTQIARDFLDLTFTSELGRKLPVFTRFEGPVTVRVLGKATPVFMHDLDRLLSRLRTEAEIDIHRIPGKGAASIIVQLVRRSQIKSIEPSAACLVRPNVEDWDDFSKKRHAPETFLSSLKIRKQMAVFLPIDASPQDQRDCLHEEISQALGPVNDLYRLSQSVFNDDNFHSVLTGFDMLILRTYYDSALQNGISRNAVAARLPAILSRINPQGGHGGIAPPAPRMTAWQAAFKKATQPRHLSNHGVSDAQRAIDLARPAGRLSLHLALSHFLHGELTLKERPDISLNAYLAAGRIYANRADTAIQEARVALQLATYQLSVGQTETAVALVNRNLNIAKQSENAVLLSRMLLVKAEALEIMGLSDQAADIYSEALAWGLYGFGSESEVLKQARQIRAISPRIAERTAG comes from the coding sequence ATGAGGTTTCTTTTCGTTTTGTTTGCCTTGGCAGCGCTGTCGGCCTGCGGCGTGCCCGAAACTTTGGATGCTGAGACGGCATTACCGCCAATGAAAACATTTGAAAGTGCTGCTCAGCCCTCGCCGGCGGGATCAAACACGCAGATTGCTCGCGACTTTCTGGATCTGACATTTACCTCGGAGCTTGGAAGGAAACTACCGGTATTCACACGGTTTGAAGGTCCGGTAACTGTTCGGGTGCTCGGCAAAGCGACTCCGGTATTTATGCACGATCTGGACAGATTGCTTTCACGTCTGCGAACCGAGGCGGAAATCGATATTCATCGGATCCCAGGCAAAGGTGCGGCGTCGATCATTGTGCAACTGGTCCGCCGATCTCAAATTAAGAGCATTGAGCCATCTGCGGCCTGCTTAGTGCGACCAAACGTAGAAGACTGGGATGATTTTTCAAAGAAGCGTCATGCGCCCGAGACGTTCTTAAGCAGCTTAAAAATACGCAAGCAGATGGCGGTTTTCTTGCCAATAGACGCTAGCCCGCAGGACCAGCGCGACTGTCTTCACGAAGAAATATCGCAGGCACTTGGTCCGGTGAACGATCTTTATCGTTTAAGCCAGTCCGTATTTAACGACGACAATTTTCACTCTGTTTTAACGGGATTTGATATGCTCATTTTGCGCACTTATTACGATAGCGCGCTTCAAAATGGCATAAGCCGGAACGCGGTTGCCGCAAGGTTGCCAGCAATTTTATCGCGAATCAATCCACAAGGCGGACACGGTGGAATTGCTCCGCCCGCCCCGCGCATGACAGCCTGGCAAGCAGCTTTCAAAAAAGCGACTCAGCCTAGGCACCTATCAAACCATGGCGTTTCCGACGCCCAGCGCGCAATCGACCTGGCCCGCCCCGCTGGAAGGTTGAGTTTGCACTTAGCACTTTCGCATTTTTTGCATGGAGAACTGACTCTGAAAGAGCGGCCCGATATTTCATTGAATGCCTATCTTGCCGCCGGGCGCATTTATGCTAATCGCGCCGATACTGCCATTCAGGAGGCGCGAGTAGCACTTCAGTTGGCAACATATCAACTATCGGTCGGACAGACGGAAACTGCAGTGGCGCTGGTCAACCGAAATCTAAATATTGCAAAGCAATCAGAGAATGCTGTGCTTTTATCTCGAATGCTGCTGGTGAAAGCAGAAGCCCTAGAGATTATGGGCCTTTCCGACCAAGCAGCCGACATTTACTCTGAAGCCCTGGCTTGGGGTCTTTATGGCTTTGGAAGTGAGAGCGAAGTCTTGAAACAGGCTCGTCAAATCCGCGCGATCAGCCCGCGCATTGCCGAAAGGACCGCAGGATGA
- a CDS encoding GNAT family N-acetyltransferase, which yields MQIGPLERRDYGDWCHLWHGYLAFYETELPDEIYQTYFERLLGNDPQDFHGLIAEVDGAPVGLAHYLFHRHGWKVENTCYLQDLYADPAVRGQGIGRRLIEAVYAAADAMGAPGVYWQTQDFNAEARKLYDRIGELTPFIVYRRPV from the coding sequence ATGCAGATAGGCCCGCTTGAGCGCCGGGACTATGGCGATTGGTGCCATTTGTGGCACGGGTATCTGGCGTTCTATGAGACCGAGTTGCCTGACGAGATTTACCAGACCTATTTCGAGCGTCTTTTGGGCAACGACCCGCAGGACTTTCATGGGCTGATTGCCGAAGTAGATGGGGCACCGGTTGGCCTGGCGCATTATCTGTTTCACCGCCATGGCTGGAAGGTCGAAAACACCTGTTATCTTCAAGACCTTTATGCTGATCCCGCGGTACGCGGTCAGGGGATCGGGCGTAGGTTGATTGAAGCGGTTTATGCCGCCGCCGATGCGATGGGCGCGCCGGGCGTATACTGGCAAACCCAGGATTTCAACGCCGAGGCGCGCAAACTTTATGACCGGATCGGCGAACTGACGCCCTTTATTGTGTATCGGCGACCCGTATGA
- a CDS encoding AAA family ATPase encodes MKFQGTDAYIASQDLAIAVNAAITLERPLLVKGEPGTGKTELARQVADALSMPIIEWHVKSTTRAQQGLYEYDAVSRLRDSQLGEDRVHDISAYIRRGKLWDAFAADERVVLLIDEIDKADIEFPNDLLQELDRMEFHIYETGESIRAKHRPVVIITSNNEKELPDAFLRRCFFHYIRFPDLETLRSIVEVHYPGIKDHLLTTALTQFFEVRETNGLRKKPSTSEVLDWLKLILAEDLSPEDLRRDGTDALPKLHGALLKNEQDVQLFERLAFLARRQS; translated from the coding sequence ATGAAGTTTCAGGGGACCGATGCCTATATCGCATCGCAGGATCTGGCGATTGCGGTAAACGCCGCGATTACACTGGAGCGTCCGTTGTTGGTAAAGGGCGAGCCTGGCACCGGCAAAACTGAACTTGCGCGCCAGGTCGCCGACGCGCTTTCGATGCCCATTATCGAGTGGCACGTCAAATCCACCACCCGTGCCCAGCAGGGCCTGTATGAATACGATGCTGTCAGCCGGTTGCGCGACAGCCAGTTGGGCGAAGATCGGGTGCACGATATCTCGGCTTACATTCGCCGGGGCAAGTTGTGGGACGCTTTTGCCGCCGACGAACGGGTGGTTTTGTTGATCGACGAGATCGACAAGGCCGATATCGAGTTTCCCAACGATCTGCTGCAAGAGCTGGATCGGATGGAATTCCATATCTATGAAACCGGCGAGTCAATTCGCGCAAAACATCGCCCGGTGGTCATCATCACCTCGAACAACGAAAAAGAGCTTCCGGACGCCTTTCTGCGCCGCTGCTTTTTCCACTATATCCGCTTTCCTGATCTGGAAACGCTGAGGTCGATCGTTGAGGTGCATTATCCCGGCATCAAGGATCATTTGTTGACCACGGCGCTGACCCAATTCTTTGAGGTGCGCGAGACAAATGGTCTGCGCAAGAAACCTTCGACCAGCGAGGTTTTGGATTGGCTTAAGCTGATCCTTGCCGAGGATTTGTCGCCCGAGGATTTGCGCCGTGATGGCACCGACGCCTTACCCAAGCTGCATGGTGCCTTGCTTAAGAACGAGCAGGATGTGCAGTTGTTCGAACGCCTGGCGTTTCTGGCGCGGAGGCAGTCGTAA
- the dksA gene encoding RNA polymerase-binding protein DksA — MKAEVFLPDDYRPADDEPFMNELQTEYFRRKLLNWKAELMGDSKSTIEGLQHTTRNIPDIADRASEETDRALELRTRDRQRKLVSKIDAALRRIEEGEYGYCEETGDPISLKRLDARPIAIMSLEAQERHERREKVHRDD, encoded by the coding sequence GTGAAAGCTGAAGTATTTCTGCCAGACGATTACCGCCCAGCCGACGACGAACCCTTTATGAACGAGCTTCAGACCGAATATTTTCGGCGTAAGCTTCTGAACTGGAAAGCGGAACTGATGGGAGACAGCAAGTCGACCATCGAAGGTCTGCAGCACACAACTCGCAACATTCCTGACATTGCCGACCGCGCCAGCGAAGAGACGGATCGCGCACTTGAACTGCGCACAAGGGACCGCCAGCGCAAACTGGTTTCGAAGATCGACGCAGCTTTGCGGCGAATCGAAGAGGGCGAATACGGCTATTGCGAAGAGACCGGTGATCCGATCTCATTGAAGCGCCTGGATGCCCGTCCAATTGCCATCATGAGCCTGGAAGCGCAGGAGCGTCATGAGCGCCGTGAGAAAGTTCACCGCGACGATTGA
- a CDS encoding DUF1289 domain-containing protein: MSDDVWKRDEIQSPCVKICVIHPEARNCIGCHRTGDEIAGWMRKTPEERQAIMDALPKRKALLPGRRGGRSGRSRYRST; the protein is encoded by the coding sequence ATGAGCGACGACGTCTGGAAACGGGACGAGATCCAAAGTCCTTGCGTCAAAATCTGCGTCATTCATCCCGAAGCACGCAACTGCATCGGTTGCCACCGGACGGGCGACGAAATCGCCGGATGGATGCGAAAAACCCCCGAAGAGCGTCAAGCGATCATGGATGCCTTGCCCAAGCGAAAAGCCCTGTTGCCCGGACGACGCGGCGGGCGCTCTGGTCGGTCTCGATACAGATCCACCTGA
- the ruvX gene encoding Holliday junction resolvase RuvX: protein MITDSLTDFVPHIAARTPLMGLDLGTVTIGVAVSDGFRQVATPLETIRRKKFGVDAARLMEICCDRAISGIVLGLPLNMDGSEGPRCQSTRAFARNLERLTELPITFWDERLSTVAAERALLEADTSRKRRAEVIDHVAASYILQGALDRLSNIEATP, encoded by the coding sequence ATGATCACCGACTCCCTGACCGATTTTGTCCCGCACATCGCTGCGCGGACCCCGCTTATGGGGCTGGACTTGGGCACTGTTACCATCGGTGTTGCTGTATCCGATGGTTTTCGCCAGGTTGCCACACCGCTGGAAACCATCCGGCGCAAAAAGTTCGGAGTTGATGCCGCACGGTTGATGGAAATCTGTTGCGACCGGGCCATTTCGGGGATCGTTCTTGGCCTGCCCCTGAACATGGACGGCAGCGAAGGCCCACGGTGCCAGTCGACCCGCGCTTTCGCCCGCAATCTGGAACGGCTAACCGAACTGCCCATCACCTTCTGGGACGAACGCCTGTCAACGGTTGCCGCCGAGCGTGCGCTCCTGGAGGCCGACACATCGCGCAAACGCCGCGCCGAAGTCATCGACCATGTTGCGGCCTCCTACATCCTGCAGGGCGCGCTCGACCGCCTGAGCAATATCGAGGCCACCCCATGA
- the ccmI gene encoding c-type cytochrome biogenesis protein CcmI has protein sequence MGFVKMAKRHGNVVSRHALVIACRILINCLGLFDFDDYMGSMIFWLITLGLAVAIVALLVSALLAARSEKSAVSAAESDIALYKDQLNDVERDLARGVLSEDEAKTARTEVARRLLDADKRASARPALSAGQSLPALAMVTLFVLGGTFGLYAYFGAPGYGDLPMTARLDAIETARAERPSQTEAEAVARDLLPPVSEAPQDFQDQMARLRAALEERPDDVRGLTLLAQFEARLGNYTAARQAQERLVQAKGDTDTLADRQRLLDIMVFAAGGYVSPEAEAVLDVILQEVPNSGAALYYLGLSEAQAGRADLAFPIWRRLLETSGPDAPWFDAIRAEIGDLAATAGVRYDPPEVFGPSAEDIAAAQELDAETRRDMIQNMVSGLAARLADEGGPPEDWARLIRSLGVLGQDERAFAIAEEARVVFERDAGALALINAAQAAALGDR, from the coding sequence ATGGGCTTTGTGAAGATGGCAAAGCGGCACGGTAATGTGGTTTCGCGACACGCGTTGGTGATCGCTTGTCGCATTTTGATAAATTGCCTTGGGCTATTCGATTTCGACGACTACATGGGGAGCATGATATTCTGGTTGATAACCCTTGGACTTGCTGTGGCCATCGTGGCCTTGCTTGTTTCGGCATTGCTGGCTGCGCGAAGCGAAAAAAGCGCGGTCTCAGCGGCCGAATCTGACATTGCTCTCTACAAAGATCAGCTTAACGACGTCGAACGGGATCTTGCACGAGGCGTCCTGAGCGAAGACGAAGCCAAAACTGCTCGCACCGAAGTCGCACGACGGCTTCTGGATGCAGACAAACGGGCATCGGCGCGACCTGCCCTGTCCGCCGGGCAAAGCCTACCGGCACTGGCTATGGTAACGCTGTTCGTGTTGGGAGGCACTTTTGGTCTTTATGCTTACTTCGGTGCGCCGGGGTATGGTGATTTGCCCATGACAGCGCGATTGGACGCCATCGAAACCGCGCGCGCTGAGCGCCCCAGCCAAACTGAAGCAGAAGCGGTTGCGCGCGACCTCCTGCCGCCGGTCTCCGAAGCGCCCCAGGATTTTCAGGACCAGATGGCGCGTCTGCGCGCCGCCCTGGAAGAGCGGCCTGACGACGTGCGCGGGTTGACGCTTCTTGCTCAATTCGAGGCCCGGCTTGGCAACTATACCGCCGCGCGTCAGGCACAAGAGCGGCTGGTCCAAGCGAAAGGCGATACAGACACGCTTGCCGATCGTCAGCGACTTTTGGATATTATGGTCTTTGCGGCTGGCGGCTATGTCTCGCCCGAAGCCGAGGCTGTGTTGGACGTCATCCTGCAGGAGGTGCCCAACAGCGGTGCTGCGTTGTATTATCTGGGTTTGTCAGAAGCTCAGGCAGGGCGCGCCGACCTTGCTTTCCCTATCTGGCGCCGACTGTTAGAGACCAGCGGGCCGGATGCGCCCTGGTTCGACGCCATCCGTGCCGAAATTGGCGATCTCGCAGCGACGGCAGGCGTGCGATATGATCCACCCGAGGTTTTTGGACCCAGCGCAGAAGATATTGCCGCGGCTCAGGAACTGGATGCCGAGACAAGACGCGATATGATCCAGAACATGGTTTCGGGTCTGGCAGCGCGCTTGGCAGATGAAGGGGGGCCACCGGAAGACTGGGCGCGCCTGATCCGGTCGCTGGGTGTCCTTGGACAAGACGAGCGCGCCTTTGCCATCGCCGAAGAGGCCCGTGTGGTCTTTGAACGCGATGCCGGCGCACTGGCTCTGATCAATGCGGCCCAGGCCGCCGCGCTGGGGGATCGATGA
- a CDS encoding sarcosine oxidase subunit beta family protein, which yields MGRYSAFAVAREAFRNHKGWTRAWASPEPKRKYDVIIIGAGGHGLATAYYLGKNHGIRNVAILEKGWLGGGNTGRNTTIIRSNYLQDPSAAIYEKARSLYEDLSQDLNYNVMFSPRGVMMLAQTEHEVRGYKRTAHANALQGVTTEYVDPERVKELCPIIETRGPRYPVLGALWQARGGTARHDAVAWGYARKCSEMGMDVIQKCEVTGVRSEGGKVVGVSTSKGDIDCDKLGVVVAGHSGHLADMAGFRLPIESVALQALVSEPIKPCMDVVVMANTVHGYMSQSDKGEMVIGGGADGYNNYTQRGSFHHIEETVRALNETFPIISRLKMLRQWGGIVDMTGDRSPILSKTPLENCFINCGWGTGGFKAIPGSGWGMAELMATGHSPLTEAYTLDRFREGRFIDESVAAGVAH from the coding sequence ATGGGCCGTTATTCTGCATTTGCCGTCGCCCGCGAGGCGTTTCGAAATCACAAAGGCTGGACCCGCGCCTGGGCCTCGCCCGAGCCAAAGCGCAAGTATGATGTGATCATCATCGGTGCGGGCGGGCACGGCTTGGCGACCGCCTATTATCTTGGCAAGAACCACGGCATCCGCAATGTGGCGATCCTGGAAAAAGGTTGGCTTGGGGGCGGCAACACGGGGCGCAATACCACCATCATACGGTCGAACTATCTACAGGACCCTTCCGCGGCGATCTACGAAAAGGCGCGTAGCCTTTACGAAGACCTCAGCCAGGACCTGAATTACAACGTTATGTTCAGCCCCCGTGGCGTGATGATGCTGGCCCAGACCGAACACGAAGTTCGCGGCTATAAGCGCACCGCCCACGCTAACGCTCTGCAAGGTGTCACAACCGAATACGTCGACCCCGAGCGCGTGAAAGAGCTTTGCCCGATCATCGAAACCCGTGGCCCTCGTTACCCTGTTCTGGGTGCGCTATGGCAGGCCCGTGGCGGCACCGCGCGTCATGATGCCGTGGCTTGGGGATACGCGCGCAAATGCTCGGAAATGGGCATGGATGTGATCCAGAAATGCGAAGTCACAGGCGTGCGGTCAGAAGGCGGCAAAGTCGTCGGCGTTTCCACAAGCAAAGGCGACATCGATTGCGACAAGCTGGGCGTCGTCGTGGCCGGGCATTCCGGCCACCTCGCCGATATGGCGGGTTTCCGGCTGCCGATTGAATCCGTGGCGCTTCAGGCGCTTGTGTCCGAGCCAATCAAACCCTGCATGGACGTGGTGGTTATGGCCAACACCGTCCACGGCTACATGAGCCAGTCCGACAAGGGCGAGATGGTCATCGGCGGCGGTGCGGACGGTTACAACAATTACACTCAGCGCGGTTCCTTCCACCACATCGAAGAAACGGTACGGGCTCTGAACGAAACCTTCCCGATTATCTCGCGCTTGAAGATGCTGCGTCAGTGGGGCGGGATCGTGGACATGACCGGGGATCGCTCGCCAATCCTGTCGAAGACGCCGCTCGAAAACTGCTTCATCAACTGCGGTTGGGGCACCGGTGGCTTTAAGGCTATCCCGGGATCAGGTTGGGGAATGGCGGAACTGATGGCGACCGGCCACTCACCTTTGACCGAGGCTTACACCTTGGATCGCTTCCGCGAAGGCCGGTTCATTGATGAGAGCGTGGCAGCTGGGGTGGCGCACTGA
- a CDS encoding sarcosine oxidase subunit delta yields the protein MLIIDCPYCGIPCDETELSPGGEAHLKRHGPGSSDDEFEGYLFKRENPRGVHFERWRHANGCGKWFHAARDTMTLEVFGTYSAQVFDPPKEICDAVTKKRPGWSWRDFQ from the coding sequence ATGCTGATTATAGATTGCCCATACTGTGGCATTCCGTGCGATGAAACCGAGCTCAGCCCCGGCGGCGAAGCCCACCTTAAGCGCCACGGCCCTGGTTCGTCAGATGACGAGTTTGAAGGCTATCTTTTCAAGCGTGAAAATCCGCGTGGTGTGCACTTTGAACGCTGGCGTCATGCCAATGGCTGCGGCAAGTGGTTCCATGCGGCCCGCGATACCATGACCCTTGAGGTCTTTGGCACATATTCGGCGCAAGTATTTGATCCACCTAAAGAAATTTGCGACGCCGTCACCAAGAAAAGACCCGGTTGGTCCTGGAGGGACTTCCAATGA
- a CDS encoding sarcosine oxidase subunit alpha family protein, with product MSHRLESGGRLIDRSQSKGFTFNGRAMRGVQGDTLASALLANGQTLMGRSFKYHRPRGVVASGAEEPNALVNLGKEKTFEPNARVTTTELFDGLTAESQNHWPSLEFDIGAVNAKLSRFLPAGFYYKMFMWPRAFWKHVYEPIIRQSAGLGKAPKHRDADHYEHFNINADVLVIGGGIAGLTAAKSAAEAGAEVLLFEQTSEWGGRAPVDGSEVDGQPADDWIKATVTALEAMPNVRIRTRTMGAGIYDHGYALAYERITDHAPDPNLPRHRLWRIRAAQIITATGAIERPLSFAGNDLPGVMLASTVRDYVVNFGVAPGQRTVVVTNNDDGYRTALSLKAAGLDVPAVLDARISAAGPLAEAAKEQGIRVVPGRGIAKVTGKGKVETVYICDQLGEGAVLEEISADCVAMAGGWSPIVHLWSHCGGKLNWSDENAHFRPDPNRAPTGAEGEAFVHVAGTANGHLHTADALADAFEAGRTAAAAAGHKTRKKANVPTAAAEDAQPMAPVWNMPAKASYDLRSKTWLDYQNDVKVTDVELAAREGFESVEHTKRYTTLGMATDQGKLSNINGLAVLSQQLGEDIPKVGTTTFRPPYTPISMGVIGGEARGDLFQPIRRTPMYEWNDSNGAHWEPVGHWRRPYAYLKGEETVHDAVVREVNAVRNRSGLLDASTLGKLLVKGPDAGKFLDMMYTNMMSNLKVGKCRYGLMCSENGFLSDDGVVARIDEDTWLCHTTTGGAERIHAHMEEWLQTEWWDWKVYVTNVTEHYAQIAVVGPHARQVLEKLGGMDVSKETLPFMQWADGAIGNFSARVFRISFSGELSYEIAVPASQGRAFWDALLEAGEEFGITPYGTEALHILRAEKGFIMIGDETDGTVIPQDLGLNWAISKKKEDFIGKRAQERDHMTDPYRWKLVGLETTDGSVLPDGAYAAEPGINDNGQRITEGRVTSTYYSPTLDRGIAMGLVLRGPDRMGEVLDFPKIDGEVVKAKIVDPVFFDPEGEKQNV from the coding sequence ATGAGCCATCGTCTGGAATCCGGCGGGCGTCTGATCGACCGTAGTCAATCCAAGGGCTTCACCTTCAATGGTCGCGCCATGCGCGGTGTGCAGGGCGACACACTTGCTTCGGCGCTTCTGGCCAACGGTCAGACGCTGATGGGACGCTCATTTAAATACCACCGACCACGTGGCGTTGTTGCCTCGGGCGCGGAAGAGCCGAATGCGCTGGTAAACCTAGGAAAAGAAAAGACTTTCGAACCCAATGCCCGTGTCACAACCACCGAACTTTTCGACGGGCTGACAGCAGAAAGCCAGAACCACTGGCCAAGTCTCGAGTTCGATATCGGCGCGGTCAACGCCAAGCTGTCGCGCTTTCTACCCGCTGGTTTTTACTACAAGATGTTCATGTGGCCACGCGCGTTCTGGAAGCACGTTTACGAGCCCATCATTCGTCAATCGGCTGGTCTGGGCAAGGCACCAAAGCATCGCGATGCAGATCACTACGAGCACTTTAATATCAACGCCGATGTCCTTGTTATTGGGGGTGGAATCGCTGGTCTGACTGCCGCTAAATCTGCTGCAGAAGCCGGTGCCGAAGTTCTGCTTTTTGAACAAACTTCGGAATGGGGCGGCCGCGCGCCGGTAGACGGTTCCGAGGTCGACGGACAGCCTGCCGACGATTGGATCAAAGCAACGGTAACGGCGCTTGAAGCCATGCCAAACGTCCGTATCCGCACCCGCACCATGGGCGCAGGCATCTATGACCACGGCTATGCCTTGGCCTATGAACGCATCACCGATCACGCCCCCGACCCGAACCTGCCGCGCCACCGTTTGTGGCGCATCCGCGCCGCTCAGATTATCACGGCGACCGGTGCCATCGAACGTCCTTTGTCTTTCGCCGGCAATGACTTACCCGGTGTCATGCTGGCCTCGACAGTGCGCGACTACGTGGTGAATTTCGGCGTCGCCCCGGGTCAACGCACAGTCGTTGTCACCAACAATGACGACGGTTATCGCACCGCATTGTCCCTGAAAGCCGCCGGTCTCGACGTTCCAGCCGTGCTGGACGCCCGCATCAGCGCCGCTGGCCCGCTGGCCGAAGCCGCGAAAGAGCAGGGCATCCGCGTCGTTCCCGGTCGCGGTATCGCCAAGGTTACCGGAAAGGGTAAGGTTGAAACCGTCTACATCTGCGACCAACTCGGCGAAGGTGCTGTTCTGGAAGAGATTTCCGCCGATTGCGTCGCCATGGCAGGTGGTTGGTCTCCCATCGTTCACCTCTGGTCCCACTGCGGCGGCAAGCTCAACTGGTCGGACGAAAACGCCCATTTCCGCCCCGATCCTAACCGCGCGCCAACAGGCGCAGAGGGCGAGGCCTTCGTTCATGTCGCAGGCACGGCCAACGGTCATCTGCACACTGCGGATGCATTGGCGGATGCCTTCGAGGCAGGTCGCACCGCTGCCGCTGCTGCTGGTCACAAGACCCGCAAGAAGGCCAATGTCCCAACGGCTGCCGCTGAAGACGCACAACCCATGGCACCGGTGTGGAACATGCCTGCCAAGGCATCCTATGATCTGCGCTCGAAAACCTGGTTGGACTACCAGAATGACGTGAAGGTCACAGACGTTGAACTGGCAGCCCGCGAAGGCTTTGAATCGGTTGAACACACCAAGCGTTACACCACGCTCGGCATGGCCACAGATCAGGGGAAACTTAGCAATATCAACGGCCTTGCCGTGCTCAGCCAACAGTTGGGCGAAGATATTCCCAAAGTTGGCACCACGACATTCCGCCCGCCTTACACGCCGATTTCCATGGGTGTTATCGGTGGCGAAGCGCGCGGCGACCTGTTCCAGCCCATCCGTCGCACGCCGATGTATGAATGGAACGACAGCAACGGTGCCCATTGGGAGCCCGTTGGCCATTGGCGACGCCCTTACGCCTACTTGAAAGGCGAGGAAACTGTTCATGACGCCGTCGTGCGCGAAGTAAACGCCGTGCGTAACCGGTCCGGTCTGCTGGACGCGTCTACGCTTGGCAAGCTCCTGGTCAAAGGACCCGACGCGGGCAAGTTCCTCGACATGATGTACACCAACATGATGTCGAACCTGAAGGTCGGCAAATGCCGCTATGGCCTGATGTGCTCGGAGAACGGCTTCCTCAGCGATGACGGCGTTGTGGCCCGCATCGATGAAGACACCTGGCTTTGCCACACCACCACCGGCGGTGCCGAGCGTATCCATGCACACATGGAAGAATGGCTGCAAACTGAATGGTGGGACTGGAAAGTCTACGTCACCAACGTGACCGAACATTACGCTCAGATCGCCGTTGTCGGCCCGCACGCGCGCCAAGTCCTTGAAAAGCTGGGCGGAATGGATGTCTCGAAAGAGACTTTGCCGTTCATGCAATGGGCCGACGGGGCCATCGGCAACTTCTCGGCGCGGGTTTTCCGCATCTCTTTCTCGGGTGAACTCAGCTACGAAATCGCCGTTCCTGCCAGTCAGGGCCGCGCCTTCTGGGATGCACTCTTGGAAGCCGGGGAAGAGTTCGGGATCACGCCATACGGCACTGAAGCGCTGCACATCCTCAGGGCAGAAAAGGGCTTCATCATGATCGGTGACGAAACCGACGGAACAGTGATCCCGCAAGACCTTGGTCTGAACTGGGCGATCTCAAAGAAGAAAGAAGACTTCATCGGCAAGCGCGCTCAGGAGCGTGACCATATGACCGATCCCTACCGCTGGAAGCTGGTCGGCCTTGAAACCACGGATGGCTCGGTGCTGCCGGATGGGGCCTATGCCGCTGAGCCCGGCATTAACGACAATGGCCAGCGCATTACCGAAGGTCGTGTAACATCAACCTATTACTCGCCAACGCTGGACCGTGGCATCGCGATGGGGCTGGTCCTGCGCGGGCCTGATCGCATGGGCGAAGTTCTGGATTTCCCGAAGATCGACGGCGAAGTTGTAAAGGCCAAAATCGTCGATCCGGTCTTCTTTGATCCCGAAGGGGAGAAGCAAAATGTCTGA
- a CDS encoding sarcosine oxidase subunit gamma, translating to MSEAASALDGVTASGTIEVVESGLQGMITLRGDLSDESLTAALAKAAGVEIPAPRQVTSSDAGQMLWMSPDELMLLCPHDEAEVRVAAISAALAGQHHMAVNVSDARAYFRLTGEGAAIREVLAKISPADMRDASLPVGEARRTRLAQVAGAFWFSADGEAHLICFRSVAQYVFDLLKISSVSGSDVGHF from the coding sequence ATGTCTGAGGCAGCAAGCGCATTGGACGGGGTTACCGCCAGCGGAACCATCGAAGTTGTCGAGTCCGGATTGCAAGGCATGATCACCCTGCGCGGTGATCTGTCTGATGAAAGTCTCACCGCAGCTCTGGCCAAGGCGGCGGGCGTCGAAATTCCGGCACCTCGTCAGGTCACCTCGTCGGACGCCGGACAAATGCTCTGGATGTCGCCGGACGAACTGATGCTGCTATGTCCCCATGACGAGGCGGAAGTCCGCGTGGCGGCCATCTCGGCGGCACTGGCTGGTCAACACCACATGGCCGTTAATGTATCGGACGCGCGTGCGTATTTCCGTCTGACGGGCGAAGGCGCAGCAATCCGAGAAGTGCTGGCAAAGATTTCCCCTGCCGACATGCGGGATGCGTCTTTACCGGTTGGCGAAGCCCGCCGCACCCGTCTTGCACAGGTTGCTGGCGCATTCTGGTTCAGCGCTGATGGCGAGGCCCATCTGATCTGCTTCCGTTCGGTTGCGCAGTATGTGTTTGATTTGCTGAAGATTTCATCTGTTTCTGGAAGCGACGTTGGTCACTTCTGA